One window from the genome of Oceanisphaera sp. IT1-181 encodes:
- the flgJ gene encoding flagellar assembly peptidoglycan hydrolase FlgJ has product MKPVDSYSNSLLVNDIQGLDKLRQQGFAEDRGKALDEAARQFESLFTQQLFKSMRAANKVFESDGPMNSRYTEHYQDMHDQQMSAELSKRGSLGLADLVSKQLGGEQPAPQPQARQFDLTDVRRISGKVVRPLGADGVAGAVEKAKEMARPPLQAASLSANDKDAVVYNASEPFRTPEDFVKRLMPAAVAAGKRMGLPPEAMLAQAALETGWGKKIIGLKNGDSSHNLFGIKADNSWKSTKTWVNTLEYEQGIAVKVKAPFRAYGSFNDSFNNYVDFLHENPRYGNALQQTGSPKQYFKELQQAGYATDPKYADKLSSIFDTVTRLVAQA; this is encoded by the coding sequence ATGAAACCGGTCGATTCATACAGTAATAGCCTCTTGGTTAACGATATCCAAGGGTTAGATAAACTGCGCCAACAAGGTTTTGCCGAAGACAGAGGCAAGGCGCTGGACGAAGCTGCGCGCCAGTTTGAAAGCTTGTTTACCCAGCAGCTGTTTAAATCGATGCGTGCGGCCAATAAGGTGTTTGAATCCGATGGCCCCATGAACAGCCGCTACACCGAACATTATCAAGATATGCATGACCAACAGATGTCGGCAGAACTCAGTAAGCGCGGCAGCTTAGGCTTAGCAGACTTAGTGAGTAAGCAATTAGGCGGTGAACAGCCCGCACCTCAGCCCCAAGCTCGCCAGTTTGATCTAACAGATGTGCGTCGTATCTCTGGCAAAGTGGTGCGGCCATTGGGTGCCGACGGCGTAGCAGGCGCGGTTGAAAAAGCCAAAGAAATGGCGCGACCGCCGTTACAAGCCGCTAGCCTGTCAGCTAACGATAAAGACGCAGTGGTCTATAACGCCAGTGAACCGTTTCGCACACCAGAAGACTTTGTGAAGCGCTTAATGCCCGCTGCAGTAGCCGCAGGTAAGCGCATGGGATTGCCGCCCGAGGCCATGCTGGCGCAGGCTGCACTGGAAACTGGCTGGGGTAAAAAGATCATCGGGCTAAAAAATGGTGACTCTAGCCATAATCTTTTTGGCATCAAGGCCGATAACAGTTGGAAGAGCACTAAAACTTGGGTGAATACCTTGGAATATGAGCAAGGCATAGCGGTAAAGGTTAAAGCGCCGTTTCGAGCTTATGGCTCCTTTAATGACAGCTTTAACAATTATGTAGATTTTTTGCATGAGAACCCGCGCTACGGCAACGCCTTGCAACAAACCGGTTCGCCTAAGCAGTATTTTAAAGAGTTGCAGCAAGCGGGCTACGCGACCGACCCCAAATATGCCGACAAACTCAGTTCCATTTTTGATACCGTTACCCGATTGGTAGCACAAGCATAA